A stretch of Ipomoea triloba cultivar NCNSP0323 chromosome 11, ASM357664v1 DNA encodes these proteins:
- the LOC115996236 gene encoding uncharacterized protein LOC115996236 yields MKLLATFRSSRAHIALRRIIGPLQWRSFQPDFVPRDPNAKPRRYKYPAVYDPYGPRPPPSDKIIQLVERIAALTPEERRQIGPTLRERLKHPMMKPISVEGIDFGGGGGSGAGASKTEEKKAEKTVFDVKLEKFDAAAKIKVIKEVRGFTNLGLKEAKDLVEKVPAVLKQGVTKEEANDIIEKIKAAGGVAVME; encoded by the coding sequence ATGAAGCTCCTTGCAACTTTTAGATCCTCCAGGGCACACATTGCTCTTCGTAGAATAATAGGACCTTTGCAATGGCGTTCCTTCCAACCTGATTTTGTTCCAAGAGATCCAAATGCCAAGCCTAGAAGATACAAATACCCTGCCGTGTACGATCCATATGGTCCTAGACCCCCACCTTCCGATAAGATCATTCAGCTTGTAGAACGGATTGCTGCCCTCACACCCGAGGAGCGCAGACAAATTGGGCCCACACTTAGAGAGAGATTGAAGCATCCCATGATGAAACCTATATCAGTAGAAGGCATAGATTTCGGTGGCGGTGGAGGGTCAGGAGCTGGAGCATCAAAGACCGAGGAGAAGAAGGCAGAAAAAACAGTGTTTGATGTTAAGCTAGAGAAATTTGATGCAGCCGCAAAAATCAAGGTGATCAAAGAGGTACGGGGGTTTACGAATTTGGGATTGAAGGAAGCCAAGGACCTCGTAGAAAAGGTGCCTGCAGTTCTTAAGCAAGGGGTTACCAAAGAGGAGGCAAACGACATAATCGAAAAGATCAAAGCTGCTGGAGGAGTTGCTGTGATGGAGTGA
- the LOC115996619 gene encoding probable UDP-N-acetylglucosamine--peptide N-acetylglucosaminyltransferase SPINDLY isoform X4, whose product MLNHRKPMPRILFKRLLLLCCPTQLLQDAEQNSQGTPSSREEKVSSLKNGLIHVVRKMPKNAHAHFMLGLMYQRMGQPQKAASEYEKAADILVRPDEEVDRPELLSLIQIHHAECILLGSLEDCSSGNELEPKELEEILVKLKESVQSDVRRVSIWNILGLKLLRTGRLKSAISVFSALLVIAPDNLDCLGNLGITYLQSGDLELSEKCLQDLIMKDPNHPGALVNFAALMLCKYGSVVAGAGANADGVALCDQEAAANVAKECLLAATNSDPKAAHIWTNLANAYYLTGDHKSSGRCLEKAGKLEPNCLATRYAIGVHRIRDAERSQNPSEQQLSWAGNEMASIIREGDSGMIEPPIAWAGLAMVHKAQHEIAAGFEINHNELSEVKERANYSLKQAIAEDPEDAIHWHQLGLHFLCTQQFKMSQKYLKAAVACLKSSYAWSNLGISLHLSAESSCAEEVYKQALLSATPQQAHTIFSNLGNLYRQLKDYESAKAMLTKSLELQPGYAPAYNNLGLVFVAEGKWEEAKFCFDKAILHDPLLDSAKSNMIKARNMHRMYESMSSYL is encoded by the exons ATGCTGAACAGAATAGTCAAGGAACCCCTTCATCACGTGAAGAAAAAGTTAGCAGCCTTAAAAAT GGATTGATACATGTTGTGCGGAAAATGCCTAAGAACGCTCATGCTCATTTTATGCTTGGTTTAATGTATCAAAGGATGGGCCAGCCTCAAAAG GCAGCTTCAGAATATGAGAAAGCAGCAGATATTTTAGTTCGACCTGATGAAGAAGTAGACAGGCCAGAGTTACTTTCTTTGATCCAGATACATCATGCAGAg TGTATCCTGCTGGGATCCTTGGAGGATTGCAGTTCAGGCAATGAACTAGAACCTAAGGAACTTGAGGAGATTCTTGTTAAACTGAAGGAGTCTGTGCAATCTGATGTTAGACGGGTGTCTATTTGGAACATTCTAGGATTAAAACTTCTACGCACTGGTCGTTTGAAG AGTGCTATATCAGTTTTCTCTGCTTTGTTAGTCATTGCTCCTGACAACTTGGATTGCCTTGGAAATCTTGGAATCACTTACCTCCAGAG TGGGGACTTAGAGCTTTCAGAGAAGTGCCTCCAAGATCTAATTATGAAAGATCCAAACCATCCTGGTGCTCTAGTAAACTTTGCTGCCCTTATGCTGTGCAAATATGGTTCAGTTGTTGCAG GTGCTGGAGCAAATGCCGATGGTGTAGCTCTCTGTGATCAGGAGGCAGCAGCCAATGTTGCCAAGGAGTGTTTGCTAGCAGCTACAAATTCAGATCCCAAAGCAGCCCATATATGGACAAATCTTGCTAATGCATATTATTTGACTGGTGATCACAAAAGTTCAGGCAGATGTTTGGAAAAG GCAGGAAAACTGGAACCTAATTGTTTAGCGACACGATATGCCATAGGAGTTCACCGAATCAGGGATGCTGAGAGGTCTCAGAATCCTAGTGAACAGCAGCTATCTTGGGCTGGAAATGAAATGGCTTCAATAATTAGAGAAGGAGATTCTGGCATGATAGAGCCTCCAATTGCATGGGCTGGTCTTGCAATGGTTCATAAAGCCCAGCATGAGATTGCAGCTGGATTTGAAATTAATCATAATGAATTGTCAGAAGTGAAAGAACGTGCTAATTATAGTTTGAAGCAG GCAATCGCAGAAGATCCTGAGGACGCGATTCATTGGCACCAACTTGGCCTTCATTTTCTGTGTACCCAACAGTTTAAAATGTCACAGAAGTACCTCAAGGCTGCAGTTGCATGTCTAAAGAGCAGCTACGCCTGGTCAAATCTTG GTATCTCACTGCATCTATCAGCTGAGTCTTCATGTGCAGAGGAGGTATATAAACAGGCCCTGTTATCCGCTACCCCTCAACAAGCACACACGATCTTTTCCAACCTGGGTAATCTCTATCGCCAGCTGAAAGATTATGAATCTGCAAAGGCGATGCTCACCAAGTCGCTTGAACTGCAACCCGGTTATGCACCTGCATACAACAACTTAGGCCTTGTATTCGTGGCGGAGGGCAAGTGGGAGGAAGCAAAGTTCTGCTTCGACAAGGCAATCCTGCATGATCCACTGTTGGATTCAGCTAAATCAAACATGATTAAAGCCAGGAACATGCATAGGATGTACGAGAGCATGTCCTCATACCTgtaa
- the LOC115996667 gene encoding protein FAR-RED IMPAIRED RESPONSE 1 translates to MINSGDSMQSSHQMVAHMGDDVEEAQENRDGGMSHSPKRAIVASQGNTDLEPHDGIEFESHEAAYSFYQEYAKSMGFTTSIKNSRRSKKSKEFIDAKFACSRYGVTPESDSCSSRRPSVKKTDCKASMHVKRKRDGNWYIHEFIKDHNHELLPALAYHFRIHRNVKLAEKNNIDILHAVSERTRKMYVEMSRQTGGIRDVDFAGNSLSYQFDRGRYLGLEEGDAQVILEYFMHIQKENPYFFYAVDLNEDQRLRNLFWVDAKSRKDFVNFSDVVFFDTNYIKSNEKMPFALFVGVNHHFQPILLGCALVADESKPTFVWLMKTWLRAMGGQPPKVIITDQDKALKAAAEEVFPSSCHCFALWHVIERISEILSHVIKQHDNFMGKFTKCIFKSLTDEQFDMRWWKMVTRFELQENEWIRLLYEDRKKWVPTFMRDTFLAGMSTSQRSESLISFFDKYIHKKISLKEFVKQYGIILQTRYEDEAIADFDTLHKQPALKSPSPWEKQMSTIYTHAIFKKFQIEVLGVVGCHPKREGVNGENVTFRVDDCEKDDNFMVTWNEAKLEVSCSCLLFEYKGFLCRHAMIVLQMCGLSSIPPHYILKRWTKDAKSRHWMVEGTERVQTRVQRYNDLCKRAIELGEEGSLSELSYSIAFRVLDEALKNCVNVNNRTGAACSSNAVVLRDVEEDTQGSHATKITKKKNVTKKRKVQSEPGLAIADAQDSLQQMDNLNSDGMALSGYYGTQHNVQGLIQLNLMEPPNDAYYVNPQNIQGLGQLTSITPSHDGFFGSQQSMPGLGHLDYRPSFGYSLQDEPNMRSAQLHGDNARHS, encoded by the exons ATGATTAATTCTGGAGATAGCATGCAAAGTAGTCATCAAATGGTTGCACATATGGGTGATGATGTAGAAGAGGCACAAGAGAATAGAGATGGCGGAATGTCTCATTCCCCTAAAAGGGCCATTGTGGCATCTCAAGGAAATACAGATCTTGAACCACATGATGGTATTGAATTTGAATCTCATGAAGCTGCATATTCATTTTATCAAGAATACGCCAAATCAATGGGATTCACCACCTCAATAAAAAACAGCCGCCGGTCAAAGAAATCAAAAGAATTCATTGATGCTAAATTTGCATGCTCCAGATATGGAGTGACACCAGAATCAGACAGTTGCAGTAGTAGACGCCCTAGTGTTAAAAAGACAGATTGCAAAGCCAGCATGCATGTCAAGAGAAAGCGAGATGGGAATTGGTACATCCATGAGTTCATAAAGGACCATAATCATGAACTTCTTCCAGCCCTAGCATATCACTTTAGAATTCATAGGAATGTAAAACTAgctgaaaaaaataatattgatattcTTCATGCTGTTAGTGAACGAACGAGAAAGATGTATGTTGAGATGTCAAGGCAAACAGGTGGAATTCGAGATGTTGACTTTGCGGGGAATAGCTTGAGTTACCAGTTTGATAGAGGTCGATACTTGGGGTTAGAAGAGGGTGATGCACAAGTTATTCTTGAATATTTCATGCATATACAGAAAGAGAACCCATATTTCTTTTATGCAGTTGATCTTAATGAAGATCAGCGTCTAAGGAACCTGTTCTGGGTTGATGCTAAAAGTAGGAAagattttgttaattttagtgATGTTGTTTTCTTTGATACCAATTATATCAAGAGCAATGAAAAGATGCCATTTGCCCTTTTTGTTGGAGTGAATCATCATTTCCAACCTATTTTACTTGGATGTGCATTAGTAGCTGATGAAAGCAAACCAACGTTTGTTTGGTTAATGAAGACATGGCTTAGAGCAATGGGTGGACAACCTCCAAAAGTAATAATAACTGACCAGGACAAAGCCCTCAAAGCAGCTGCTGAAGAAGTTTTCCCTTCTTCATGTCATTGCTTTGCTCTTTGGCATGTAATTGAAAGGATATCTGAAATTCTTTCTCATGTCATAAAGCAGCATGATAATTTTATGGGAAAATTCACCAAGTGCATATTTAAGTCATTGACAGATGAACAGTTTGATATGAGATGGTGGAAGATGGTCACCAGATTTGAGTTACAAGAGAATGAATGGATTCGCTTGTTGTATGAAGACCGTAAAAAGTGGGTGCCAACTTTCATGAGGGACACCTTTTTGGCTGGAATGTCCACAAGTCAACGATCTGAAAGTCTAATCTCTTTCTTTGACAAGTACATTCATAAGAAGATTAGCCTTAAGGAGTTTGTAAAACAGTATGGAATCATTCTGCAGACTAGGTATGAAGATGAAGCCATAGCAGACTTTGATACATTGCACAAACAACCTGCATTGAAGTCTCCTTCACCATGGGAAAAGCAAATGTCAACAATTTATACTCACGCAATATTCAAGAAATTTCAGATTGAGGTTTTGGGTGTCGTTGGATGTCACCCAAAGAGAGAAGGTGTGAATGGGGAAAACGTAACTTTCAGAGTTGATGACTGTGAAAAGGATGACAATTTTATGGTGACATGGAATGAGGCAAAACTAGAGGTTTCTTGTTCTTGCCTTCTATTTGAATACAAAGGTTTTCTTTGCAGACATGCAATGATTGTTCTTCAAATGTGTGGCCTTTCAAGCATCCCACCACATTATATTTTGAAGAGGTGGACTAAAGATGCTAAGAGCAGACACTGGATGGTAGAGGGTACTGAAAGAGTTCAAACAAGGGTGCAAAGGTACAATGATCTATGTAAACGGGCTATTGAATTGGGTGAAGAAGGTTCTTTGTCTGAGCTGAGTTACAGTATTGCATTCCGAGTACTGGACGAAGCTTTAAAGAACTGTGTAAATGTTAATAACAGAACTGGTGCAGCATGTAGCAGCAATGCTGTTGTCCTACGAGATGTAGAAGAAGATACCCAAGGATCCCATGCTACCAAAATAACTAAGAAGAAGAATGTGACCAAGAAAAGAAAG GTACAATCTGAGCCTGGACTTGCAATTGCTGATGCTCAAGACAGTTTGCAACAAATG GATAATCTTAACTCAGATGGTATGGCCCTGAGTGGATACTATGGAACACAACATAATGTGCAAGGACTG ATACAGTTGAATTTGATGGAGCCACCGAACGATGCTTATTATGTCAACCCACAGAATATCCAGGGGCTG GGGCAACTTACCTCAATTACACCTAGTCATGATGGGTTTTTCGGGTCTCAACAAAGCATGCCTGGACTG GGGCATCTGGATTACAGACCAAGCTTCGGTTACAGCTTGCAG GATGAGCCTAACATGAGATCTGCTCAGTTGCATGGTGATAATGCTAGACATTCATGA